From a single Hymenobacter sp. YIM 151500-1 genomic region:
- a CDS encoding DNA-3-methyladenine glycosylase: MPYPKLSLDFYRRPDPVQIARDLLGKHLFTQINGVLTGGRIVETEAYAHLNDQACHSHLGRYTARTQVMYQAGGVAYVYLVYGRYALFNIITNEASKADAVLVRGLEPTVGIKEMLLRRGLPRVQRSLTAGPGLLTQALGITTAHYGLDLTGNLIWLEDHDETIPPESIRASPRVGIDYAGADAALPWRFRLIGSPWTSPAR, from the coding sequence ATGCCCTATCCGAAACTCTCCCTCGACTTTTACCGCCGCCCCGACCCAGTACAAATTGCCCGCGACCTGCTAGGTAAGCACCTGTTCACGCAGATAAACGGGGTGCTGACCGGTGGGCGCATTGTCGAAACCGAGGCCTACGCCCACCTCAACGACCAAGCCTGCCATTCCCACCTGGGACGCTACACAGCCCGCACCCAGGTGATGTACCAGGCCGGCGGCGTAGCCTATGTGTACCTGGTGTACGGCCGCTACGCCTTGTTCAACATCATCACCAACGAAGCCAGCAAAGCCGACGCCGTGCTCGTCCGCGGCCTGGAGCCTACTGTCGGAATCAAAGAAATGTTGCTGCGCCGGGGCCTGCCGCGGGTGCAGCGCAGCCTCACGGCTGGTCCGGGCCTGCTCACCCAAGCCCTCGGCATTACCACCGCCCATTACGGCCTGGACCTCACTGGCAACCTTATCTGGCTGGAAGACCACGACGAAACCATTCCCCCCGAATCCATCCGTGCCTCTCCCCGCGTGGGCATCGACTACGCCGGCGCCGACGCAGCCCTACCGTGGCGCTTCCGCCTCATCGGCAGCCCCTGGACTAGCCCGGCAAGGTGA
- a CDS encoding class I SAM-dependent methyltransferase: MEYPLPAAARQYVAEHLHDDPAQLALQARRYPGLPVPDLVRQIQARQKARTKLPAWADNPDLVFPPALSVEQASSARTAEFKAMLVQGQRLADLTGGFGVDTAHFAARVPEVHYVERNAALAEVVGFNLQQLGIDNVQLHTQDAVQFLRSTPGTFDWLYLDPARRDTAARKIFRLQDCEPDVLRLLPLLLHKGRSVLLKTSPMLDIEQAVQELRHVRRLWVVAADNECKEVLYELGQEAAVDPERYCVNLLRDGSQQEFRLNRAREARAVPRYAEPQQYLYEPNVAVLKAGGFRSIGTAFELLKLHQHSHLYTSDTLRPEFPGRIFRIRAVEKYDGIALRAHLGPEARAHVTTRNFPDTVAEFRHRTGIREGGELYLFATTNLEGKLIVLVCEKI; the protein is encoded by the coding sequence ATGGAATATCCGCTGCCGGCAGCGGCCCGGCAATACGTAGCCGAGCATCTGCACGACGACCCCGCCCAGCTTGCCCTGCAAGCCCGCCGCTACCCCGGCTTGCCTGTGCCCGACCTAGTGCGCCAAATCCAGGCCCGGCAGAAGGCCCGCACCAAGCTGCCCGCCTGGGCCGACAATCCCGACCTGGTATTTCCGCCAGCGCTATCAGTGGAGCAGGCCTCGTCGGCGCGCACGGCGGAGTTTAAGGCCATGCTGGTGCAGGGCCAGCGCTTGGCCGACCTCACCGGGGGCTTCGGGGTAGATACCGCCCATTTTGCTGCCCGCGTGCCGGAGGTGCATTACGTGGAGCGCAACGCGGCTTTGGCGGAAGTAGTCGGCTTCAATCTTCAACAATTGGGCATCGACAACGTGCAGCTGCACACCCAGGACGCCGTGCAGTTTCTGCGCAGCACCCCCGGCACATTTGATTGGCTGTACCTCGACCCAGCCCGGCGCGACACGGCGGCCCGCAAGATTTTCCGGTTGCAGGACTGTGAGCCGGACGTGCTGCGCCTGCTGCCGCTGCTGCTGCACAAAGGCCGGAGCGTGCTGCTCAAAACCTCACCCATGCTCGACATTGAGCAGGCCGTGCAGGAGCTGCGCCACGTGCGGCGCCTGTGGGTGGTAGCCGCGGATAATGAGTGCAAAGAGGTGCTCTACGAGCTGGGCCAGGAAGCAGCCGTGGACCCCGAGCGGTACTGCGTGAACCTGCTCCGCGACGGAAGCCAGCAGGAGTTTCGGCTGAACCGGGCCCGCGAAGCCCGCGCCGTGCCGCGCTACGCCGAGCCCCAGCAGTACCTGTACGAGCCCAACGTGGCCGTGCTCAAGGCGGGCGGCTTCCGCAGCATTGGCACGGCCTTCGAGCTGCTGAAGCTGCACCAGCACAGCCACCTGTACACTTCCGACACGCTGCGCCCGGAGTTTCCGGGCCGCATCTTCCGCATTCGGGCCGTGGAGAAGTACGACGGCATAGCCCTGCGCGCCCACCTGGGTCCCGAGGCCCGCGCCCACGTTACCACCCGCAACTTCCCCGACACCGTGGCCGAGTTCCGCCACCGCACCGGCATCCGCGAAGGAGGCGAGCTGTACCTGTTTGCCACCACTAACTTGGAAGGCAAGCTGATAGTGCTGGTGTGTGAGAAAATCTGA
- a CDS encoding DUF4397 domain-containing protein yields the protein MKALASFFHRAAMLAVLPAALAFTACSNDDDDNTTPTPDQGKVMLVHAAAASNVQVTAFVNDQQVGQLNYGQNSSYLNVNAGTPTLRINNGSTVLTSQGLTVAKDQSYSAFAYSPSATIGATPSLLVTPDDLTAPASGQAKVRIVHLAVNAPTPVRLTAPSAVPGTPGADITPDIAFGAASSFFPVNAGPLNLSITAGTPRTQVRSVGDGTGSGIGTKNYEAGKIYTIVVRGIAGAGVPAAQEMQAVIIQNN from the coding sequence ATGAAAGCTTTGGCATCTTTCTTCCACCGGGCCGCTATGCTGGCCGTTTTGCCGGCTGCTCTGGCCTTCACGGCTTGCTCCAACGACGACGATGACAACACCACGCCTACGCCCGACCAGGGCAAGGTGATGCTGGTACACGCGGCCGCGGCCTCCAACGTGCAAGTCACGGCCTTTGTAAACGACCAGCAGGTAGGCCAGCTTAACTACGGCCAAAACAGCAGCTACCTGAACGTAAACGCGGGCACGCCCACGTTGCGCATCAACAACGGTAGCACCGTGCTTACCTCGCAAGGACTGACCGTAGCCAAAGACCAGAGCTATTCTGCGTTTGCGTACTCGCCTTCCGCCACCATCGGCGCCACGCCCTCGCTGCTCGTCACCCCCGACGACCTGACTGCTCCAGCTTCGGGGCAAGCCAAAGTGCGGATCGTTCACCTCGCCGTCAATGCGCCTACGCCGGTGCGGCTTACTGCTCCTTCGGCAGTACCCGGCACTCCCGGCGCCGACATAACCCCGGATATAGCTTTCGGGGCGGCGTCGAGCTTCTTCCCCGTTAACGCTGGCCCCTTGAACCTGAGCATCACAGCCGGTACGCCACGCACCCAAGTGCGGTCTGTTGGCGACGGGACAGGCTCGGGAATAGGCACCAAAAACTACGAGGCCGGAAAAATTTACACCATTGTGGTACGAGGCATTGCTGGCGCGGGCGTACCGGCCGCGCAAGAAATGCAAGCCGTCATTATTCAGAATAACTAA
- the ahcY gene encoding adenosylhomocysteinase, translated as MVETKTTAYVPYKVKDMSLAEWGRKEIRLAEAEMPGLMALREEFGASKPLQGARIAGCLHMTIQTAVLIETLKELGAEVTWSSCNIFSTQDHAAAAIAAAGIPVYAWKGMNEEEFNWCIEQTLFFGEERQPLNMILDDGGDLTNMVLNQYPELAAGIKGISEETTTGVLRLMDRVKAGTLPMPAFNINDSVTKSKFDNKYGCKESAVDAIRRATDVMMAGKIAVVAGYGDVGKGTAASLRGAGARVIVTEIDPICALQAAMDGYAVKKMSNAIKEADIVVTATGNCDIITEEHFRALKDKAIVCNIGHFDDEIDMAWLNKNYGHTKDTIKPQVDLYSIDGKEIIVLAEGRLVNLGCATGHPSFVMSNSFTNQTLAQLELWQNADQYENKVYTLPKHLDEKVARLHLAKIGVELDELKPKQAEYIGVSPEGPFKSDLYRY; from the coding sequence ATGGTTGAAACCAAGACCACGGCCTACGTTCCGTACAAAGTAAAAGACATGTCTCTGGCCGAGTGGGGCCGGAAGGAAATCCGCCTCGCCGAAGCCGAAATGCCCGGCCTGATGGCTCTGCGCGAGGAGTTCGGTGCCAGCAAGCCCCTGCAAGGCGCGCGCATCGCCGGCTGCCTGCACATGACCATCCAAACGGCCGTGCTCATCGAAACCTTGAAGGAGCTGGGCGCCGAGGTTACGTGGTCGTCGTGCAATATCTTCTCTACCCAAGACCATGCCGCCGCCGCCATTGCCGCCGCGGGCATTCCGGTGTACGCCTGGAAAGGCATGAACGAGGAAGAGTTTAACTGGTGCATCGAGCAGACGCTGTTCTTCGGCGAGGAGCGCCAGCCCCTGAACATGATTCTGGACGACGGCGGCGACCTGACCAACATGGTGCTGAACCAGTACCCCGAGCTGGCCGCCGGTATCAAAGGCATCTCGGAGGAAACCACCACCGGCGTGCTGCGCCTGATGGACCGCGTGAAAGCCGGCACCCTGCCCATGCCCGCTTTCAACATCAACGACTCGGTAACCAAGTCGAAGTTTGATAATAAGTATGGCTGCAAAGAGTCGGCCGTAGACGCCATCCGCCGGGCTACCGACGTGATGATGGCCGGCAAAATTGCCGTGGTGGCCGGCTACGGCGACGTAGGAAAAGGCACGGCCGCTTCCTTGCGCGGCGCCGGGGCCCGCGTCATCGTCACGGAAATTGACCCCATCTGCGCCCTGCAAGCCGCCATGGATGGCTACGCAGTGAAGAAGATGAGCAATGCCATCAAGGAAGCCGACATTGTGGTAACGGCTACCGGCAACTGCGACATCATCACCGAGGAGCATTTCCGCGCCCTCAAGGACAAGGCCATTGTCTGCAACATCGGCCACTTCGACGATGAAATCGACATGGCGTGGCTGAACAAAAACTACGGCCACACCAAGGACACCATCAAGCCCCAGGTGGACCTCTACAGCATCGACGGCAAGGAAATCATCGTCCTGGCCGAAGGTCGCCTCGTAAACCTGGGCTGTGCTACCGGCCACCCCTCGTTCGTGATGTCGAACTCGTTCACGAACCAAACCCTGGCGCAGCTGGAACTGTGGCAGAACGCCGACCAGTACGAAAACAAGGTGTACACCCTGCCCAAGCACCTCGACGAAAAAGTAGCCCGCCTGCACCTAGCCAAAATCGGGGTGGAGCTGGATGAGTTGAAGCCCAAGCAAGCCGAGTACATCGGCGTATCGCCGGAAGGCCCCTTCAAGTCGGACCTGTACCGCTACTAA
- a CDS encoding SDR family oxidoreductase → MSTEAPPVALVTGATSGIGEITARDLARYGYHVVLLARNADKAELSRRAIARVAGPDRVSVVLCDLSDLEQVRRAATEFQATYPRLDLLINNAGLLFGTPRQVSKQGFEMTLATNHLGHFLLTALLLDHLRRSPAARVINVASMGYKMAKPRLDDLNQERGYSPMRQYANTKLYNILFTQELARRLRERNIQNVITHSLHPGVVATGFGQQSGGLLGWGVKLARPFLLSPEKGAETTLFLALDPAAGNSSGGFFAKKRAEPVQHPFNTPENVQALWEQSEQMVGQRFF, encoded by the coding sequence ATGTCCACAGAGGCTCCTCCCGTTGCGCTGGTTACCGGCGCTACTTCCGGCATCGGTGAAATTACGGCCCGTGACTTGGCCCGCTACGGCTACCATGTAGTGCTGCTGGCCCGCAACGCTGACAAAGCCGAGTTGTCGCGCCGCGCTATTGCGCGGGTGGCCGGCCCCGACCGGGTAAGCGTGGTGCTATGCGACTTGTCGGACCTGGAACAGGTGCGGCGGGCTGCCACCGAGTTTCAGGCTACTTACCCGCGGCTCGACCTGTTAATCAACAACGCCGGCCTGCTCTTTGGCACGCCGCGACAAGTATCGAAGCAGGGTTTTGAAATGACGCTGGCCACCAATCATCTGGGGCATTTTCTGCTGACGGCCTTGCTCCTGGACCACTTACGCCGGAGCCCGGCGGCGCGTGTTATCAACGTGGCTTCGATGGGCTACAAGATGGCTAAGCCCCGCCTCGACGACCTTAACCAGGAACGTGGCTACAGCCCTATGCGGCAGTACGCCAACACCAAGCTCTATAATATCCTGTTCACGCAAGAGCTGGCGCGGCGCCTGCGCGAACGAAACATCCAGAACGTCATCACCCACAGCCTACACCCCGGCGTAGTAGCCACCGGGTTCGGCCAGCAGTCGGGCGGCCTGCTGGGTTGGGGAGTGAAACTGGCCCGCCCTTTCCTGCTTTCCCCGGAAAAAGGCGCCGAAACCACCTTATTCCTGGCTCTCGACCCGGCAGCAGGCAACAGCAGCGGCGGTTTTTTCGCCAAGAAACGCGCTGAACCCGTGCAGCACCCTTTTAACACCCCCGAAAATGTTCAGGCACTGTGGGAACAGTCGGAGCAGATGGTAGGGCAGCGGTTTTTCTAA
- a CDS encoding T9SS type A sorting domain-containing protein, whose amino-acid sequence MATQFDPSTKRSRIINLADSSLLLDAWVLRHRRLYYVVEPQANSSCWVHAVQIRDGEVRGLLTGFLQMSHLAAAVRKGYAAELVRYRHPEPDSIRLRFDIKHLRTFYAAELDSLPAYRLQQSARQASVLPASAIAVPARLYPNPAHTRATLDFSYAGRRTVQLFNTRGQQVRTYDSLAATLDIPVDGLPAGRYIVRIVDAAARPHMLQLEVAH is encoded by the coding sequence TTGGCTACCCAGTTTGACCCATCCACCAAGCGCAGCCGGATTATCAACCTGGCCGACAGCAGTTTGCTGCTGGACGCTTGGGTGCTTCGGCACCGTCGGCTTTACTATGTGGTGGAGCCGCAGGCTAACTCGAGCTGCTGGGTTCATGCGGTGCAAATCCGGGACGGTGAGGTGCGCGGCTTGCTGACTGGCTTCCTCCAGATGAGCCATCTGGCTGCTGCCGTTAGGAAAGGGTATGCAGCTGAGCTGGTCCGTTACCGCCACCCTGAACCTGACAGCATACGGCTGCGCTTCGACATCAAGCACCTGCGGACCTTTTACGCAGCTGAACTGGACAGTCTACCAGCTTACCGCTTACAGCAGTCCGCCCGCCAGGCATCTGTCTTACCAGCATCTGCCATTGCCGTGCCTGCCCGGCTCTACCCTAACCCCGCCCACACCCGCGCCACCCTGGACTTTAGCTATGCCGGCCGCCGCACGGTGCAGCTCTTCAATACTCGCGGGCAGCAAGTGCGAACATACGACTCCCTAGCCGCTACGCTCGACATTCCGGTAGATGGGCTACCCGCGGGTAGGTACATAGTGCGAATTGTGGATGCTGCCGCCCGCCCGCATATGCTCCAGCTAGAGGTGGCACACTAA
- a CDS encoding glycosyltransferase family 2 protein, whose protein sequence is MPVAVPLSVVIITYNEEANIGRCLEALHEVADEVVVVDSFSTDRTVDICRQHGARVIQHAFEGYVQQKNFATAQARHDYVLQLDADEVLTEELRQSIRAARHNWQGGGYTLARLTNYCGSWVRHGGWYPDRKLRLYDRRWGQWTGLLLHERYELQPNQPAPLPLAGDALHYSYHSVEQHVSQLNRFTSIAAEELRLRNKRRVTLYHLLLKPWWKFVHGYFLRLGFLDGFAGLCIAVISAWGVFLKFAKLKLRK, encoded by the coding sequence ATGCCCGTTGCCGTTCCCTTATCTGTCGTCATTATCACCTACAACGAAGAAGCCAACATCGGCCGCTGCCTGGAAGCCCTGCACGAAGTAGCCGATGAGGTAGTGGTGGTTGATTCGTTTTCCACGGACCGCACTGTGGACATCTGCCGCCAGCACGGGGCGCGGGTCATTCAGCACGCTTTCGAGGGCTACGTGCAGCAGAAGAATTTTGCCACCGCCCAGGCCCGCCACGACTACGTGCTTCAGCTCGATGCCGATGAGGTGCTGACTGAGGAGCTGCGCCAAAGCATCCGGGCGGCCCGCCACAACTGGCAGGGTGGGGGCTACACCCTGGCCCGCCTCACCAACTACTGCGGCTCCTGGGTGCGCCACGGCGGCTGGTACCCCGACCGGAAGCTGCGCCTCTACGACCGGCGCTGGGGCCAGTGGACCGGCTTGCTCCTGCACGAGCGGTACGAGCTGCAACCCAATCAGCCCGCCCCCTTGCCCCTGGCCGGCGACGCCCTGCACTACTCGTATCATTCCGTGGAGCAGCACGTCAGCCAGCTCAACCGCTTCACCAGCATTGCCGCCGAGGAGCTGCGGCTGCGCAATAAGCGGCGCGTCACGCTGTATCATCTGCTGCTGAAGCCCTGGTGGAAATTCGTGCACGGCTATTTCCTGCGGCTGGGCTTTCTAGATGGGTTTGCCGGCCTGTGTATCGCCGTTATTTCGGCCTGGGGCGTGTTTCTGAAATTCGCCAAGCTCAAACTCAGAAAGTAG
- a CDS encoding glycosyltransferase family 9 protein: protein MLTFLISRTDAIGDVVLTLPVAGRLKQLFPGCRVVLLGRTYTAAVAAACPAIDDFLNFDDLLQLPPAEQVAALRRQQAAAIVHVFPNKHVARWARQAAIPLRIGTRNRWFHWLTCNRLVALSRKNSLLHEAQLNLLLLQPLHQLAAQSGATGPSDTLAQPIPLPELGRLAPLRPAAPLPTELRQLLEARRPGQLNVLLHPRSRGSAREWGLAHFGKLARLLHHSGHRVFVTGTAAEEEELRTWLAEHQPYLAADLTGQLSLPVFISFIAAADGLVAGSTGPLHLAAALGRHALGLYPPIRPMHPGRWAPLGPHATYLVFDKPNCQDCRTQPQACACIKAIEPAQVGAQVQAWAPLPSGGF, encoded by the coding sequence ATGCTCACCTTTCTTATCAGCCGCACCGATGCCATTGGCGACGTAGTGCTGACGCTGCCGGTGGCGGGTCGGCTTAAGCAGCTGTTTCCGGGGTGCCGGGTGGTGTTGCTAGGGCGCACCTACACGGCGGCCGTTGCCGCCGCCTGCCCAGCCATCGATGACTTCCTGAACTTCGACGACCTGCTCCAGCTGCCGCCCGCCGAGCAGGTAGCCGCGCTCCGCCGCCAGCAGGCCGCTGCCATTGTGCACGTATTCCCGAACAAGCACGTTGCCAGATGGGCCCGGCAGGCCGCAATTCCCCTGCGCATCGGCACCCGTAACCGGTGGTTCCACTGGCTCACCTGCAACCGCTTGGTAGCACTAAGCCGCAAAAATTCACTTCTGCACGAGGCTCAACTCAATCTGCTACTGCTTCAACCTCTGCACCAGCTAGCCGCCCAGAGTGGAGCCACAGGGCCTTCGGACACCCTAGCTCAGCCTATACCGCTACCGGAGCTAGGCCGATTGGCACCGCTGAGGCCGGCGGCCCCGCTGCCCACCGAGCTGCGGCAGTTGCTGGAAGCTCGCCGGCCGGGGCAGCTCAACGTGCTTCTACACCCGCGCAGCCGGGGTAGCGCCCGGGAGTGGGGCCTGGCGCACTTCGGGAAACTGGCCCGCCTGCTACACCACAGCGGCCACCGCGTATTCGTGACAGGCACGGCGGCGGAAGAAGAGGAGCTGCGCACCTGGTTAGCTGAGCACCAGCCCTACTTGGCCGCCGACCTCACCGGCCAGCTGAGCCTGCCGGTGTTCATCAGCTTCATAGCCGCCGCCGATGGCCTGGTAGCGGGCAGCACCGGACCCTTGCACCTGGCGGCGGCGCTGGGGCGGCACGCGCTGGGGCTCTACCCGCCCATCCGGCCCATGCACCCCGGCCGCTGGGCGCCGCTGGGCCCGCACGCCACCTACCTGGTTTTCGACAAGCCCAACTGCCAGGATTGCCGCACGCAGCCACAGGCCTGTGCCTGCATCAAAGCCATTGAGCCGGCCCAGGTCGGGGCCCAGGTTCAGGCCTGGGCACCCTTGCCTTCCGGTGGTTTCTGA
- a CDS encoding O-antigen ligase family protein translates to MGLFSFLHRPGSFALWWRTGRLSQHLLWLACMAGVAGLLASRALVALSPVAGVVAALANPHVRQELPRWLRLRTVWPPLLLYLLLVVSGVYTQQLDIWRHELFRQLPWLGVPLAFGLAVPLTGRQRFSVGVFFVLGTAAVGAATVAQYLLNPAAANHAFGTGQSMPSVTRIFHIHFGLMLALATFFGLLLRRERWARAWLRGALLAAAILCGLTLHVLAYRTGLLVLYAGLLLNSLLLLLVQRKVWLGLGLLGLLAGVPWIAYQSLESVRQRVEATTYDLVRFQRGEDINQFSLARRLAAWQTASVVIRQQPWLGTGPADVHAAMMQQYSWRSYGLRPENRAMVHNQYLHALVAGGVVGLSLWLLALLGPLVQPGLRSSPYVYHFLLVQATAMLVDSLLEMQIGFNLFVFLYGFLIVARERQLRARFYSACASLRRPGLKRTFV, encoded by the coding sequence ATGGGTCTTTTTTCTTTTTTACATCGTCCGGGCAGCTTTGCACTATGGTGGCGCACCGGGCGCCTTTCCCAGCACCTGTTGTGGCTGGCGTGCATGGCCGGAGTAGCGGGGCTGTTGGCTTCTAGGGCGCTGGTGGCCCTTAGCCCCGTGGCGGGCGTAGTGGCGGCGCTGGCCAACCCACACGTGCGGCAGGAGCTGCCCCGCTGGCTGCGGCTGCGCACGGTGTGGCCCCCGCTGCTCTTGTATCTGCTGCTGGTTGTGAGCGGGGTGTACACCCAGCAGCTGGACATTTGGCGGCACGAGCTGTTTCGGCAGCTGCCCTGGCTTGGGGTGCCGCTGGCTTTCGGGCTAGCCGTGCCGCTAACCGGGCGGCAGCGCTTCAGCGTGGGCGTTTTCTTCGTGCTGGGTACGGCCGCAGTAGGAGCCGCCACCGTGGCGCAGTACCTGCTGAACCCCGCGGCCGCCAACCACGCGTTTGGCACGGGGCAGAGCATGCCTTCCGTCACACGCATCTTTCACATTCATTTTGGGCTGATGCTGGCCCTGGCTACCTTCTTTGGCCTGCTGCTGCGGCGGGAGCGGTGGGCGCGGGCCTGGCTGCGCGGAGCCTTGCTGGCGGCGGCCATCCTGTGCGGGCTCACGCTGCACGTACTGGCCTACCGTACCGGGCTGCTGGTGTTGTACGCGGGGCTGCTGTTGAATTCCCTGCTGCTCTTGCTTGTGCAGCGCAAGGTGTGGCTGGGCCTGGGGCTGCTGGGGCTGCTGGCCGGTGTGCCCTGGATTGCCTATCAGTCGCTGGAGTCGGTGCGGCAGCGGGTGGAGGCTACCACCTACGACCTGGTCCGGTTTCAGCGGGGTGAAGACATCAACCAGTTTTCCCTGGCCCGGCGGCTGGCGGCCTGGCAAACGGCTTCGGTGGTTATTCGGCAGCAGCCCTGGCTTGGCACGGGCCCGGCCGATGTGCACGCCGCCATGATGCAGCAGTATAGCTGGCGCAGCTACGGCCTGCGCCCCGAAAACCGGGCCATGGTGCACAATCAGTACCTGCACGCCCTCGTAGCCGGCGGCGTAGTAGGCTTAAGCTTGTGGCTGCTCGCACTATTGGGGCCGTTGGTGCAACCCGGCCTACGCTCAAGCCCGTACGTGTATCATTTCCTGCTGGTGCAGGCCACCGCCATGCTGGTCGATTCGCTGCTCGAAATGCAAATCGGCTTCAACTTGTTTGTATTCCTCTACGGCTTCCTCATTGTCGCCCGCGAACGGCAGCTTCGGGCCCGCTTCTACTCTGCCTGCGCCTCTCTTAGAAGGCCCGGTTTAAAGCGTACATTTGTCTAA
- a CDS encoding sigma-70 family RNA polymerase sigma factor — MSDSPERVPKLSKEEKDRRFQAELMPVLDSLYNFAFRLTLDEDDANDLVQETYLKAYRFFEYFEPGTNAKAWLFRILKNSFINDFRKKSKQPAKVDYSEIEGYYNSEDVEAEGDAGSTSTDLRQQAVRDLIGDEVASALNSLPVDFRTVIILCDLEGFTYEEMAKVLDIPIGTVRSRLHRARNFLKEKLERYAKSMGYGSENGGEEEPETEDNE, encoded by the coding sequence ATGAGCGACTCTCCCGAACGGGTTCCTAAACTGAGCAAAGAGGAAAAAGACCGGCGTTTTCAGGCCGAACTGATGCCCGTGCTCGACTCCCTGTACAACTTCGCCTTCCGACTTACCCTGGACGAAGACGATGCAAATGACCTTGTGCAGGAAACTTATCTGAAAGCATATCGCTTCTTTGAGTACTTTGAACCAGGAACGAACGCCAAAGCGTGGCTGTTTCGCATCCTGAAAAACTCGTTCATCAACGATTTCCGCAAAAAAAGTAAGCAGCCTGCCAAGGTTGATTACAGCGAAATCGAAGGGTACTACAACTCGGAAGATGTGGAGGCCGAAGGCGACGCCGGCAGCACCTCAACCGACCTGCGGCAGCAAGCCGTGCGCGACCTGATCGGCGACGAGGTGGCCAGCGCACTCAACTCGCTGCCGGTGGATTTCCGTACCGTCATTATCCTCTGCGACCTGGAAGGGTTTACCTACGAGGAAATGGCCAAGGTGCTAGATATTCCCATCGGAACGGTGCGTTCCCGCTTACACCGGGCCCGCAACTTTCTGAAGGAAAAACTGGAAAGGTACGCCAAGTCGATGGGCTACGGCTCTGAGAACGGCGGCGAGGAAGAACCTGAAACCGAAGACAACGAATAA
- the gmk gene encoding guanylate kinase encodes MQGKIIAFSAPSGAGKTTIVRRLLERIPELSFSISACTRDKRGRTEVNGKDYYFISVQEFQEKIRRDDFVEWEEVYEGAFYGTLKSEIERIWESGHHAVLDVDVKGGLSIKEFYKDRALAVFVKPPSLQVLEQRLRHRATDSDASISARLYKANFELTFEDRFDVTIVNDDLDRAIDQAEKLVREFIMSEPAIL; translated from the coding sequence ATGCAGGGTAAAATCATCGCCTTTTCGGCTCCGTCAGGTGCCGGCAAAACTACTATTGTGCGCCGGTTGCTGGAGCGGATTCCAGAGTTAAGTTTCTCCATTTCAGCGTGTACGCGCGACAAGCGGGGCCGCACCGAGGTCAACGGCAAGGATTACTACTTCATCTCCGTACAGGAGTTTCAGGAGAAAATCCGCCGCGACGACTTTGTCGAGTGGGAAGAAGTATACGAGGGAGCTTTCTACGGCACGCTCAAATCGGAAATTGAGCGTATCTGGGAGAGCGGCCACCACGCTGTGCTGGATGTGGACGTAAAAGGCGGCCTTAGCATCAAGGAGTTCTACAAGGACCGCGCCCTGGCCGTGTTCGTGAAGCCTCCGTCGCTACAGGTGCTGGAGCAGCGCCTGCGTCACCGCGCCACCGACTCCGACGCCAGCATCTCAGCCCGTCTTTACAAAGCCAACTTTGAGCTGACTTTCGAGGACCGGTTTGACGTTACCATCGTCAACGACGACTTGGACCGCGCCATCGACCAGGCCGAGAAGCTAGTGCGTGAGTTTATCATGTCCGAGCCCGCCATTCTGTGA
- the nadD gene encoding nicotinate (nicotinamide) nucleotide adenylyltransferase, translating to MGKVGLLFGSFNPIHTGHLILANFMATHTDLSEVWLVVSPQSPDKVGQELLPEQQRLHLAQLAIAGNDRLRALDVEFSLPRPSYTIDTLEELRRRYPAQQFVLLMGEDNMPGLPRWKEAARILAEYEIYVYPRPGVRTADASALPRVRIVPAPLLDISATFIRACVRNGQSIRYLVPEAVEKQILAAGYWR from the coding sequence GTGGGGAAAGTGGGGCTGCTTTTTGGCTCTTTTAACCCCATCCATACCGGGCACCTCATTTTGGCCAACTTCATGGCCACGCACACCGACCTGAGTGAGGTATGGCTGGTGGTATCGCCGCAAAGCCCCGATAAAGTAGGGCAGGAGCTGTTGCCCGAGCAGCAACGGCTGCACTTGGCACAACTCGCCATTGCCGGCAACGACCGGCTGCGGGCCCTGGATGTGGAGTTCAGCTTACCCAGGCCCAGCTACACCATCGACACGCTGGAGGAGCTGCGCCGCCGGTATCCTGCGCAGCAGTTCGTACTGCTGATGGGTGAAGATAATATGCCCGGTTTGCCTCGCTGGAAAGAAGCCGCCCGCATCCTCGCCGAGTACGAAATCTACGTGTATCCCCGCCCCGGCGTACGCACCGCCGACGCCAGCGCGCTGCCGCGGGTGCGCATCGTGCCAGCGCCCTTGCTCGACATTTCGGCTACGTTCATCCGCGCCTGCGTGCGAAACGGCCAATCCATCCGCTACCTGGTGCCGGAAGCCGTAGAGAAGCAGATTCTAGCCGCCGGCTACTGGCGTTGA